In Devosia sp. XK-2, one DNA window encodes the following:
- the fdxA gene encoding ferredoxin FdxA translates to MTYIVTDNCIACKYTDCVEVCPVDCFYEGENMLVIHPDECIDCGVCEPECPAEAIKPDTESGLDEWLELNRKFSASWPNLTERRDPLPEAKERDGEDGKLAKYFSEEPGEGD, encoded by the coding sequence ATGACCTATATCGTCACCGACAATTGTATCGCCTGCAAATATACCGACTGCGTGGAAGTGTGTCCGGTGGACTGCTTCTATGAGGGCGAGAACATGCTGGTGATCCATCCGGACGAATGCATCGATTGCGGCGTGTGCGAACCCGAATGCCCCGCCGAGGCCATTAAGCCCGATACCGAAAGCGGGTTGGACGAATGGCTTGAGCTCAACCGCAAATTCTCTGCGTCCTGGCCGAACCTGACCGAACGCCGCGATCCGCTGCCCGAGGCAAAAGAGCGTGATGGCGAAGACGGCAAACTGGCCAAATATTTTTCCGAGGAGCCCGGCGAAGGCGACTGA
- a CDS encoding RNA-binding S4 domain-containing protein, which yields MTGPGQAPLRKERLDRFLFFSRAVKSRTLAQKIIESGAIRVNSEKTERTDYKVGAGDVLTMSLNNRIVVWRILDCGTRRGPATEAQTLYEDMSPPPVPRAELTPYDAAIAARPAGAGRPSKKERRETDRLRGLDED from the coding sequence TTGACAGGGCCGGGTCAGGCGCCGCTTCGCAAGGAGCGGCTGGACCGGTTCCTGTTCTTCTCGCGCGCCGTCAAGTCGCGCACCTTGGCGCAGAAAATCATCGAAAGCGGCGCCATCCGCGTCAATTCGGAAAAAACCGAGCGCACGGACTATAAGGTCGGTGCGGGCGATGTGCTGACCATGTCGCTGAATAACCGGATCGTGGTCTGGCGCATTCTCGATTGCGGCACACGGCGGGGGCCTGCCACCGAAGCCCAGACGCTTTACGAGGATATGTCCCCTCCGCCCGTACCACGCGCCGAGCTCACCCCCTATGATGCGGCGATTGCCGCGCGGCCAGCGGGTGCAGGCCGCCCGAGCAAGAAAGAGCGGCGCGAGACGGACCGGTTGCGCGGATTGGACGAGGATTAG
- a CDS encoding helicase-related protein, with amino-acid sequence MSFSPSHSVKAILGPTNTGKTYYAIERMLAHPSGMIGLPLRLLAREVYQRIVERVGEQAVALVTGEERIVPAKPRYWVATVEAMPMDIHVDCVAVDEIQTAIDFDRGHVFTDRILKARGLQETLLLGSATMAGVVRKLIPHAEIIDRPRFSQLTYAGSKKLSRQPARSAIVAFSARQVYAIAELIRRERGGAAVVMGALSPRTRNAQVELYQNGDVDFLVATDAIGMGLNLDIHHVAFADDTKFDGHQSRPLTPSELGQIAGRAGRHRHNGTFGVTGGTEGFDEELVVQLETHDFQPIKQVQWRNSNLNFGSIEGLRNSLELMPQDKTLTRVPIATDQHALEFLARNEAGALARGHDAVKLLWECCQIPDYQGISPAAHGEIVTRIYSDLRRIGTVRADWIAEQVRFCDNAEGDIDTLSNRIKQVRTWTFVANRKNWLEDPIYWREKTRDIEDRLSDALHERLTQRFVDRRTSVLLRHLKDKRMVSPEINSQGEVRLEGHLIGTLEGFRFTLARNDGDTDAKGLRGAADSVVAPEIHHRAERLAGSPNEEFVLATDGRLRWRGEIVAELAEGDSLYRPRIIMLADETLTGPDLEKVQDRLSLWLRHHINTVLEQVMALEAPADLEGTARGLAYQLFEHIGLLPRAAVADEVKGLDQDVRGKLRKLGIKFGAYHIYLPLSLKPAPRELALILFALKNGGVRQPGVTDIPHIVLSGRTSFLVDPEVDPRLYEIAGFKVAGKRAVRVDILERLADIIRPLVALDAGRPYQGELPAGAAEGNGFRVTVEMTSLLGCSGEDFSSILTSLGYRVRRTPKVVEAPAPVSPAEASEESEALDQVLEAAPASVEPVDEAAAATATLEETGPAEGVVPDAAPADAAPAEPAEPEFDEVWFPGGRRQNDNRRHEGRQRREGEDGQRQNNRPRHGKGPRRPDGEDRGHAGKPHNGKGRPDKPDRGERKDRRPPREDRKPVFDPDSPFAALAALRGKSE; translated from the coding sequence ATGAGCTTTTCTCCTTCCCATTCGGTCAAGGCCATTTTGGGGCCGACCAATACCGGCAAGACCTATTATGCCATCGAGCGCATGCTGGCCCATCCCTCCGGGATGATTGGCCTGCCGCTGCGCCTTCTGGCGCGCGAGGTCTATCAGCGGATCGTCGAGCGGGTCGGCGAACAGGCCGTGGCCCTGGTCACCGGCGAAGAGCGGATCGTGCCTGCCAAGCCACGCTATTGGGTGGCGACGGTCGAGGCCATGCCCATGGATATCCATGTCGATTGCGTCGCCGTGGACGAAATCCAGACGGCCATCGATTTTGATCGCGGCCATGTCTTTACCGACCGGATATTGAAAGCGCGCGGCCTGCAAGAGACCCTGTTGCTCGGCTCGGCCACCATGGCGGGGGTGGTGCGCAAGCTTATCCCCCACGCCGAAATCATCGATCGGCCGCGCTTTTCGCAATTGACCTATGCCGGTTCCAAGAAATTATCGCGCCAGCCGGCGCGCAGCGCCATTGTCGCGTTCTCGGCCCGCCAGGTCTATGCCATTGCCGAACTGATCCGCCGCGAACGTGGTGGTGCGGCCGTGGTGATGGGTGCACTTAGCCCCCGGACCCGCAATGCCCAGGTCGAGCTCTACCAGAATGGCGATGTGGACTTTCTGGTCGCCACCGACGCTATCGGCATGGGCCTTAACCTCGACATCCACCACGTCGCCTTTGCCGACGATACCAAGTTCGATGGCCACCAGAGCCGGCCGCTGACACCCTCCGAACTGGGGCAGATCGCCGGACGCGCGGGGCGGCATCGGCATAACGGTACTTTTGGCGTCACCGGCGGCACCGAAGGGTTCGACGAAGAGCTGGTGGTGCAGCTCGAAACCCACGATTTCCAGCCGATCAAGCAGGTGCAGTGGCGCAATTCGAACCTCAATTTCGGCTCTATAGAGGGTCTGCGGAATTCCCTTGAGCTGATGCCGCAGGACAAGACGCTGACCCGGGTGCCGATCGCGACCGATCAACATGCGCTGGAATTTCTGGCGCGAAATGAGGCCGGTGCCTTGGCGCGCGGCCATGATGCGGTCAAACTGCTTTGGGAATGTTGCCAGATTCCCGACTATCAGGGCATTTCACCGGCTGCGCATGGCGAGATCGTTACGCGCATTTATTCGGATTTGAGACGAATTGGAACGGTTCGGGCAGACTGGATTGCCGAGCAGGTCCGGTTTTGCGACAATGCGGAGGGCGACATTGACACACTCAGCAACCGGATCAAGCAGGTCCGTACCTGGACCTTTGTCGCCAATAGAAAAAACTGGCTTGAAGACCCCATCTATTGGCGCGAAAAGACGCGAGACATTGAGGACCGCCTGAGTGATGCGCTGCACGAGCGTCTCACCCAGCGCTTCGTGGACAGGCGCACCAGCGTGTTGCTCCGCCATCTGAAAGACAAACGTATGGTATCTCCCGAAATCAACAGTCAAGGCGAAGTGCGGCTGGAAGGTCATCTGATCGGCACGCTGGAAGGCTTCCGCTTCACCCTGGCCCGCAATGACGGCGACACGGACGCCAAGGGGCTGCGCGGCGCAGCCGATTCGGTCGTTGCCCCGGAGATACACCACCGTGCCGAGAGATTGGCCGGTTCGCCAAATGAAGAATTCGTGTTGGCCACCGATGGGCGGCTGCGCTGGCGCGGCGAAATCGTGGCCGAACTGGCCGAAGGCGATAGCCTCTACCGCCCTCGCATCATCATGCTGGCCGACGAGACGTTGACCGGACCGGACCTGGAAAAGGTGCAGGACCGGCTCTCGCTCTGGCTCCGGCACCATATCAATACCGTGCTCGAACAGGTCATGGCGCTCGAGGCGCCGGCCGATCTCGAAGGCACGGCCCGGGGCCTGGCCTATCAGCTGTTTGAACATATCGGGCTGTTGCCGCGCGCGGCGGTGGCCGACGAGGTCAAGGGGCTGGACCAGGATGTGCGCGGCAAGCTCAGAAAACTCGGCATCAAGTTCGGCGCCTATCACATCTATCTGCCGCTCTCGCTCAAACCCGCGCCGCGCGAGCTGGCGCTGATTCTGTTTGCGCTCAAAAATGGCGGCGTGCGCCAGCCCGGCGTCACCGATATTCCCCATATCGTGCTCTCGGGCCGCACCTCGTTCCTGGTCGATCCGGAAGTCGACCCGCGGTTATACGAGATCGCCGGCTTCAAGGTGGCGGGCAAGCGGGCCGTGCGTGTCGATATTCTCGAGCGCCTGGCCGATATCATCCGGCCGCTGGTGGCGCTCGACGCCGGTCGTCCCTATCAGGGCGAATTGCCGGCAGGCGCTGCCGAGGGCAATGGTTTCCGCGTGACCGTGGAAATGACCAGCCTCCTGGGCTGCTCGGGCGAGGACTTTTCGTCCATTTTGACCTCGCTGGGCTACCGGGTTCGCCGCACGCCCAAGGTGGTCGAGGCACCTGCGCCCGTGTCGCCAGCCGAGGCGTCGGAGGAAAGCGAAGCGCTGGACCAGGTGCTGGAGGCTGCACCTGCCAGTGTCGAGCCGGTGGATGAAGCGGCCGCTGCGACCGCAACCTTGGAAGAGACAGGTCCCGCCGAAGGGGTGGTGCCGGATGCGGCACCGGCCGATGCAGCTCCTGCCGAACCGGCCGAGCCGGAATTTGACGAAGTCTGGTTCCCTGGCGGCCGCCGCCAGAACGATAATCGCCGCCATGAAGGGCGCCAGCGCCGTGAGGGCGAAGACGGCCAGCGGCAGAATAATCGGCCGCGTCACGGCAAGGGCCCGCGCCGTCCCGATGGCGAGGATCGCGGCCATGCCGGCAAGCCGCATAATGGCAAGGGCCGGCCGGACAAGCCCGACCGTGGCGAGCGCAAGGATCGCCGCCCGCCGCGTGAGGACCGCAAGCCGGTTTTCGATCCGGACAGCCCCTTTGCAGCGCTCGCCGCATTGCGCGGCAAGTCGGAGTAG
- a CDS encoding nuclear transport factor 2 family protein, giving the protein MPALAPASIPEPIAQYFNRTDPAEAAVLFAPDAAVRDEGQWHRGQAAIALWLRSVQERYHPRYQLQQVDMDKDRILVTFQVSGTFPGSPAVLRQAFTIDSRQRIATLETL; this is encoded by the coding sequence ATGCCCGCACTTGCCCCTGCCAGCATTCCCGAACCGATCGCGCAATATTTCAACCGGACGGATCCCGCCGAGGCGGCGGTCCTGTTTGCGCCCGACGCCGCGGTACGCGATGAAGGGCAATGGCATCGCGGGCAGGCCGCAATCGCGCTCTGGCTGCGCAGTGTCCAGGAGCGCTATCACCCGCGCTATCAATTGCAGCAGGTCGATATGGACAAGGATCGCATCCTTGTAACCTTCCAGGTTTCGGGCACCTTTCCGGGTAGCCCTGCCGTCCTGCGCCAAGCCTTCACAATCGACTCACGCCAGCGCATCGCTACCCTGGAAACTCTATGA
- a CDS encoding DUF3108 domain-containing protein: MIRTALALIVALVPFSFSSVQAAPVDASVSYVVTVGGINVAMVDIDLDDSGARYELALSARVAGLGSVVASGTASAKVSGVSSGASLQSQSFALETRANGEVFTANVGYEGRNVSAFQVQPPVLDAYDRVPLERGHLTGVGDFLSAFILKGRELDRSLCERTLKIFTGVERFNIKLGFLDNDEATSPRTGYQGPLVACSLKYQPISGHFQSSEMTNYLADTSRMILWYAPLGQTGYFIPYRVIIGTSMGDLSMVLTRAQS; the protein is encoded by the coding sequence GTGATCCGCACTGCCCTTGCCCTTATTGTCGCGCTTGTTCCGTTTTCCTTTTCTTCAGTGCAGGCCGCGCCCGTGGATGCCAGCGTCAGCTATGTGGTGACGGTGGGTGGGATCAATGTGGCCATGGTCGATATTGACCTTGATGATAGTGGTGCGCGCTACGAGCTGGCGCTGTCGGCGCGTGTGGCTGGGCTCGGGAGCGTGGTGGCCAGTGGCACGGCCAGCGCCAAGGTGTCGGGCGTTTCAAGCGGCGCTAGCCTGCAATCGCAGAGCTTTGCGCTCGAAACGCGCGCCAACGGCGAAGTGTTTACGGCCAATGTGGGCTATGAGGGGCGCAATGTCAGCGCCTTTCAGGTGCAGCCGCCGGTGCTGGATGCCTATGACAGGGTGCCGCTCGAACGCGGTCATCTGACAGGCGTGGGCGACTTTCTGTCTGCTTTCATCCTTAAGGGGCGTGAGCTGGACCGGAGCCTGTGCGAACGCACGCTCAAGATTTTTACCGGCGTCGAGCGTTTCAATATCAAGCTTGGCTTTCTCGACAATGACGAAGCAACCTCGCCGCGCACCGGTTATCAGGGGCCGCTGGTTGCCTGCTCGCTCAAATATCAGCCGATCTCGGGACATTTCCAAAGCTCGGAAATGACCAATTACCTGGCCGATACCAGCCGGATGATCCTGTGGTATGCGCCGCTGGGCCAGACCGGCTATTTCATCCCCTATCGGGTGATCATCGGCACCTCGATGGGTGATCTCTCCATGGTGCTGACGCGCGCCCAGAGCTAA
- the rpmB gene encoding 50S ribosomal protein L28 — translation MARRCELTGKGVMMGNNVSHALNRTRRRFLPNLVNVTLISDTLNRPVKLRITTSALRTVEHRGGLDAFLLKQDDADLSPLAQGLKKEIRAALAG, via the coding sequence ATGGCACGTCGCTGCGAACTCACCGGCAAGGGCGTTATGATGGGCAACAATGTTTCGCATGCCCTCAACCGCACCCGCCGCCGCTTTCTCCCCAATCTGGTGAATGTCACCCTGATCTCGGACACGCTCAATCGTCCGGTCAAGCTGCGCATCACCACCTCTGCCCTGCGCACGGTCGAGCACCGTGGCGGTCTGGACGCGTTCCTGCTCAAGCAGGACGACGCCGACCTCTCCCCGCTCGCCCAGGGCCTCAAGAAGGAAATCCGCGCCGCCCTCGCCGGCTAA
- a CDS encoding queuosine precursor transporter yields MLSRLLAAVAAMVVVVAASNVLVLYPLNVQIGSVNLADLLTWGAITFPFAFLVTDLTNRYDGAQKARLVVLVGFVVGLACSFYLSYHPLPWNPEGTAATTQRIALASAVAFVIGQLLDIAIFSRLRAARSWFLPPLAGSLFGSVLDTTIFFTIAFAPALAGIDTLFGLEDGSLGFPAPWLGIGPEVPLWFSLACGDFMMKFLAALLLLAPYRALMGKLKPLPPLGAAA; encoded by the coding sequence ATGCTGTCTCGTCTTCTGGCGGCCGTTGCCGCTATGGTCGTGGTTGTCGCCGCGTCCAATGTCCTGGTCCTCTACCCCCTCAACGTCCAGATTGGATCGGTCAATTTGGCCGACCTACTGACCTGGGGTGCAATTACCTTTCCCTTCGCCTTCCTGGTCACCGATTTGACCAATCGCTATGACGGCGCGCAAAAGGCGCGCCTTGTGGTGCTGGTCGGTTTTGTTGTCGGTCTGGCCTGTTCCTTCTATCTCAGCTATCACCCGCTGCCCTGGAACCCCGAAGGCACCGCTGCCACCACACAGCGTATTGCCCTGGCATCGGCCGTGGCTTTCGTGATCGGCCAATTGCTCGACATCGCCATCTTTTCGCGTCTGCGCGCGGCCCGGTCCTGGTTCCTGCCACCGCTGGCCGGCTCTCTGTTTGGCTCGGTGCTCGACACCACCATCTTCTTCACCATCGCCTTTGCCCCGGCTCTGGCTGGCATCGATACGCTTTTCGGGCTTGAGGATGGCTCGCTTGGTTTCCCCGCACCCTGGCTGGGCATCGGCCCGGAAGTCCCGCTTTGGTTCTCGCTGGCCTGCGGCGACTTCATGATGAAGTTCCTCGCCGCGCTGCTGCTGCTGGCACCTTACCGGGCGCTCATGGGCAAGCTCAAGCCGCTGCCGCCGCTCGGCGCCGCCGCCTGA
- a CDS encoding esterase-like activity of phytase family protein: MLRAALAAAVLLLAQSAGAMELLVSAAPVTRFKGAELDQKVDRLVFRGGLTLQSPVDTFGGLSSVTQTGPDQRIAFISDRGNFIAGQLAYDQADRLIGLIGVTIEPMQNSGGAVLPRQYARDAEGMDTVWRNGEPAAVRVGFEHLTRVADFAIADGRPGGAAREIAIPQWLTDLRTNESLEAVCIAPPASPIAGSTLLLTEEALDENGNHRGELLGVNDKGPIGYVNSPIVNPTDCKFLPNGDLLVLERGVSLFAFVMNLRLVPADQVRPGNLMQGELLLSAQGGEIDNMESLMVHQTPGGETRVLIGSDNNFNDWQRTLLLEFTLPE, translated from the coding sequence ATGCTGCGGGCCGCTCTTGCCGCAGCCGTGCTGCTCCTGGCCCAATCGGCCGGAGCGATGGAACTGTTGGTCAGTGCGGCGCCGGTGACCCGGTTCAAGGGCGCCGAACTCGACCAGAAGGTGGACCGGTTGGTCTTTCGCGGTGGCCTTACACTGCAAAGCCCGGTGGATACATTCGGTGGCCTGTCCAGCGTCACGCAGACAGGTCCGGACCAGCGCATCGCCTTCATCTCGGACCGGGGCAATTTCATTGCCGGGCAATTGGCCTATGACCAGGCGGACCGGCTGATCGGCCTGATCGGGGTGACCATTGAGCCGATGCAGAATTCGGGCGGTGCGGTGCTGCCGCGCCAATATGCTCGCGATGCCGAAGGCATGGATACGGTCTGGCGCAATGGGGAGCCGGCGGCGGTCCGGGTGGGGTTCGAGCATCTGACTCGGGTAGCCGATTTTGCCATTGCCGATGGGCGGCCGGGTGGCGCGGCGCGGGAAATTGCCATCCCGCAATGGCTGACCGATCTCAGGACCAATGAAAGTCTGGAAGCGGTTTGTATTGCCCCACCGGCTTCGCCCATTGCGGGGTCGACATTGCTTTTGACCGAGGAAGCGCTGGACGAGAATGGCAATCACCGCGGCGAATTGCTGGGCGTCAATGACAAGGGGCCCATCGGCTATGTCAATTCGCCCATCGTCAATCCAACCGATTGCAAGTTCCTGCCCAATGGCGATCTTTTGGTGCTCGAGCGCGGGGTGTCGCTCTTCGCCTTTGTCATGAATTTGCGGCTTGTGCCGGCCGATCAGGTGCGTCCGGGCAATCTGATGCAGGGCGAATTGCTGCTCTCGGCCCAAGGCGGCGAAATCGACAATATGGAAAGCCTGATGGTGCATCAGACGCCCGGCGGCGAGACGCGCGTGCTCATCGGCTCGGACAATAATTTCAACGATTGGCAGCGCACCCTGCTGCTCGAATTCACATTGCCAGAATAA
- the cobT gene encoding cobaltochelatase subunit CobT has protein sequence MATPPRSKANKPDQTQAFKSAMGATVRAIGAKPDLEVSFTADRPLLTSDKARLANLPRLPTKRDIAIARGQGDAMAMRLASHDPDAHRKRSPMDPQARAAFDALEQARVESLGCIRMPGMVGNIHEMLEDRLFRANFAEVDDKGDAPLAEALGLMLREKLAGVEVPPSGHALVDLWRKEIEAKAGTSIEKLLDTYESQDEFSRAARAVLRDLNLIAESDMEDPSESDEDSSEDNQPEQAQGSDESPEQGEGENEQSESEEDQQAGESEDTGDVEGMEADMADADEDAEAEAGEDAPMPPPAKDGGERLSNQFNYKVFTQKYDEIVKAAELCPPDELDQLRTLLDKQLENLAGAVARLANKLQRRLMAKQNRSWQFDLEEGLLDTARLTRVVTDPLQALSFKVENDTDFRDTVVTLLIDNSGSMRGRPITIAAICGDILARTLERCGVKVEILGFTTRAWKGGKSREAWLEANRPPNPGRVNDIRHIIYKAADEPWRHARRNLGLMMREGLLKENIDGEALEWARKRLMARPEQRRIMMVISDGAPVDDSTQSVNAGNYLEAHLRQVIEDIETRSPIQLVAVGIGHDVTRYYRRAVTLLDAEELAGALTDELAALFDEEMPAQTRRRARG, from the coding sequence ATGGCAACTCCCCCGCGCAGCAAAGCCAATAAGCCCGACCAGACCCAGGCCTTCAAATCGGCCATGGGTGCAACGGTGCGCGCCATCGGGGCAAAGCCGGACCTTGAGGTGAGCTTTACCGCCGACCGGCCCCTGCTCACATCGGACAAGGCGCGGCTGGCCAATCTGCCGCGCCTGCCGACCAAGCGCGATATCGCAATTGCCCGGGGGCAGGGCGATGCCATGGCCATGCGCCTCGCCAGCCACGATCCGGACGCGCACCGCAAGCGGTCGCCCATGGATCCGCAGGCGCGGGCGGCCTTCGACGCGCTTGAGCAGGCGCGGGTGGAATCGCTGGGTTGCATTCGCATGCCGGGCATGGTGGGCAATATCCACGAAATGCTGGAGGATCGCCTTTTCCGCGCCAATTTCGCCGAGGTCGATGACAAGGGCGATGCGCCTTTGGCCGAAGCACTGGGGCTGATGCTGCGCGAAAAGCTGGCTGGGGTCGAGGTGCCGCCGTCAGGCCATGCGCTGGTCGATCTGTGGCGCAAGGAGATCGAGGCCAAGGCCGGCACCTCGATAGAAAAACTGCTCGATACCTATGAGAGCCAGGACGAATTTTCGCGCGCGGCGCGGGCCGTGTTGCGCGATCTCAACCTGATCGCGGAAAGCGATATGGAGGACCCGTCTGAGAGCGACGAGGACTCAAGCGAGGACAATCAGCCCGAACAGGCGCAAGGCTCCGACGAGTCGCCCGAGCAGGGCGAGGGCGAGAACGAACAGTCCGAGAGCGAAGAAGACCAGCAGGCTGGCGAGAGCGAAGATACCGGTGACGTTGAAGGCATGGAGGCCGATATGGCCGATGCCGACGAGGATGCCGAGGCCGAAGCGGGCGAGGATGCGCCCATGCCCCCGCCTGCCAAGGATGGCGGCGAGCGGCTCTCCAACCAGTTCAACTACAAGGTCTTCACGCAGAAATATGACGAGATCGTCAAGGCGGCGGAACTCTGTCCCCCCGATGAGCTCGATCAGCTGCGGACCCTGCTCGACAAACAGCTCGAGAATCTGGCCGGGGCGGTGGCGCGGCTGGCCAACAAGCTGCAGCGGCGGCTGATGGCCAAGCAGAACAGATCATGGCAGTTCGATCTCGAAGAAGGCCTGCTCGACACGGCGCGGCTCACCCGCGTCGTCACCGATCCGCTGCAGGCGCTGAGCTTCAAGGTCGAGAACGATACCGATTTCCGCGACACGGTGGTGACGCTGTTGATCGACAATTCCGGCTCCATGCGCGGCCGCCCGATCACCATTGCGGCGATTTGCGGGGATATTCTCGCGCGCACGCTGGAGCGGTGCGGCGTCAAGGTCGAGATACTGGGGTTTACCACTCGCGCCTGGAAGGGCGGCAAGTCGCGTGAAGCCTGGCTCGAAGCCAACCGCCCGCCCAATCCGGGTCGGGTGAACGATATCCGCCATATCATCTACAAGGCCGCTGACGAGCCCTGGCGCCATGCCCGGCGCAATCTCGGGCTGATGATGCGCGAGGGGCTCCTCAAGGAAAATATCGACGGCGAGGCGCTCGAATGGGCGCGCAAGCGGTTGATGGCCCGACCCGAGCAGCGCCGCATCATGATGGTGATTTCCGATGGCGCGCCGGTCGATGACTCGACCCAGTCGGTCAATGCCGGCAATTATCTTGAAGCGCATTTGCGGCAGGTGATCGAGGATATCGAGACCCGCTCGCCCATTCAGCTCGTGGCGGTGGGCATTGGCCATGATGTGACGCGCTACTATCGGCGTGCCGTCACCCTGCTCGATGCCGAGGAACTGGCCGGGGCGCTGACCGACGAGTTGGCGGCCCTGTTCGACGAAGAGATGCCGGCGCAGACACGGCGGCGGGCGCGGGGATGA
- the cobS gene encoding cobaltochelatase subunit CobS, protein MTEFANLPDTEYQARELFGIDTDMVVKGYKERTDHVPPIDPDYLFDRNTTLAILAGFAYNRRVMVQGYHGTGKSTHIEQVAARLNWPLVRVNLDSHVSRIDLVGKDAIVLKDGKQITEFRDGILPWAVQNNVALVFDEYDAGRPDVMFVIQRVLEQSGRLTLLDQNRVIIPHPAFRLFSTTNTIGLGDTSGLYHGTQQINQGQMDRWSIVTTLNYLPHDKEVGIVLAKNKSYAETEKGKKQIANMVRLADLTRSAFINGDISTVMSPRGVITWAENAVIFGGDIGFAFRLTFLNKCDELERPVVAEFYQRVFGEDLPESSANLAVMA, encoded by the coding sequence ATGACTGAATTCGCCAATCTGCCCGATACCGAATACCAGGCGCGGGAGCTTTTCGGCATCGATACCGACATGGTGGTCAAGGGCTACAAAGAGCGCACCGACCACGTGCCGCCGATCGATCCGGACTATCTGTTCGACCGCAATACGACTTTGGCGATCCTGGCCGGCTTTGCCTATAATCGCCGCGTCATGGTGCAGGGCTATCACGGCACCGGCAAATCCACCCATATCGAGCAGGTCGCGGCGCGGCTGAACTGGCCGCTGGTGCGCGTGAACCTCGACAGCCATGTGTCGCGTATCGACCTCGTCGGCAAGGACGCCATTGTCCTCAAGGACGGCAAGCAGATCACCGAATTCCGCGACGGCATCCTGCCCTGGGCGGTGCAGAACAATGTCGCGCTGGTCTTCGACGAATATGATGCCGGCCGTCCGGACGTGATGTTCGTGATCCAGCGCGTGCTTGAACAATCGGGTCGCCTGACCCTCTTGGACCAGAACCGCGTGATCATCCCGCACCCGGCCTTCCGGCTGTTCTCGACCACCAATACGATCGGTCTGGGCGATACTTCGGGGCTCTATCACGGCACCCAGCAGATCAACCAGGGCCAGATGGACCGCTGGAGCATCGTGACGACGCTCAATTATCTGCCGCATGACAAGGAAGTCGGCATCGTTCTGGCCAAGAACAAGAGCTATGCCGAGACCGAAAAGGGCAAAAAGCAGATCGCCAATATGGTGCGCCTGGCGGACCTGACGCGTTCGGCCTTCATCAATGGCGATATCTCGACCGTCATGAGCCCGCGCGGTGTCATCACCTGGGCCGAAAACGCCGTCATTTTCGGTGGCGATATCGGCTTTGCCTTCCGCCTGACCTTCCTCAACAAATGCGACGAGCTCGAACGCCCGGTGGTAGCCGAGTTCTACCAGCGCGTGTTCGGCGAAGACCTGCCGGAAAGCTCCGCCAATCTGGCGGTGATGGCTTAA
- a CDS encoding DnaJ domain-containing protein has product MKLQSKLFDNIRVRPRREEKSEPVGVKCDWEGCEAPGEFKAPKGVRSEGQYHNFCLEHVRHYNKAFNYFAGMSPEELDEALHTPPKAESRSSFATGNPGAARAAGRNATKPGDKYGDPFGVFARYRYQQSKRPATERVKPLNEPDRRALEVLGFTKHAKSDEIKRAYKDLVKKHHPDVNGGDASSEERLRSVIAAYTHLKKQGFVVR; this is encoded by the coding sequence ATGAAACTGCAATCCAAGCTCTTCGATAATATTCGTGTCCGGCCCCGGCGGGAGGAGAAGTCTGAGCCGGTGGGGGTGAAGTGCGATTGGGAGGGCTGCGAGGCGCCCGGCGAGTTCAAGGCGCCCAAGGGCGTGCGCTCGGAAGGGCAGTATCACAATTTCTGCCTTGAGCATGTGCGCCACTATAACAAGGCCTTCAATTACTTCGCCGGCATGAGCCCGGAAGAGTTGGACGAGGCGCTGCATACCCCGCCCAAGGCCGAATCGCGGTCGAGCTTTGCCACTGGCAATCCCGGCGCGGCCCGGGCGGCGGGGCGCAATGCGACCAAGCCGGGGGACAAATATGGCGACCCGTTCGGGGTCTTTGCGCGCTATCGCTATCAACAGTCCAAGCGCCCGGCGACCGAGCGCGTCAAGCCGCTCAATGAACCGGACCGACGAGCGCTGGAGGTGCTGGGCTTTACCAAGCATGCCAAATCCGACGAGATCAAACGGGCTTATAAGGACCTGGTCAAAAAGCACCATCCGGACGTCAATGGCGGGGATGCCTCGTCCGAGGAGCGCCTGCGTTCGGTGATCGCGGCCTATACGCATCTCAAAAAACAGGGTTTCGTGGTGCGCTAG
- a CDS encoding BolA family protein, with protein sequence MTDTIHAKLSEKFSPLHLEVIDESASHHGHAGWREGGETHFRVRIATRNFDGLSRVAQHRAVMEALDDELKASVHALAIEVLPAKAI encoded by the coding sequence ATGACGGACACGATCCACGCCAAGCTCAGCGAAAAATTCTCTCCCCTCCATCTGGAGGTGATCGATGAATCCGCGTCTCACCACGGCCACGCCGGATGGCGTGAGGGCGGTGAAACCCATTTTCGTGTCAGAATCGCGACCCGCAATTTTGACGGGCTAAGCCGCGTTGCGCAACACCGTGCGGTGATGGAAGCGCTTGACGATGAATTGAAGGCCAGCGTGCATGCCCTCGCCATCGAGGTGCTGCCGGCCAAGGCCATATAG